The nucleotide sequence AGTGGGCGGGCGCGCGCGGTGAGCGTCGTGCAGGTCGCGGCGTGCCGGGCGAGGCACTCCTCGGCAAGGCGGGTCTTGCCCGCGCCGGGGTCGCCGGCGAGCAGGACGCAGCGCAGCTCGCCCGCCGCGCTCCGCTGCCGCTCCGCCTCCAGCGCGGCGACCTCCGCCACCCGCCCCACAAACCTGGGCTTCCCGGCCATGCCTGCCGCCTCCTCGAGCGCGAGAATACGCTCCCAGGGGCGTGGAAGGCGACAACCGTGTTCGGTGACGCGGACCAGGATTTGCTAGCCGCCGTTCACCGCGGTCACCCGGCGAGGCGCGGCAGCACGGCATCGGTGAAGAGCGAGAACGACCGCCGGCTCAGCGGGGCGAGGAGCAGGTGGTCGAGCCCGATCTCCGCCTCCAGCCGCAGCAGCTCGTCGGTCACCTGGTCGGGCGTGCCCCACACCATGACGCCGTCGAGGTAGCGCTCCACCGGGTCGCGCGGCGGCGCGGTGCGGGCCGCCCCCACCGCGCCGAGGGCACGGTGCTCGGGGCCGTAGTACGAGGAGAGCGTCCAGCGGGCGCCGCGGCGGGCCACCTCCTCGGCCTCGGCGCGGGTGGACGCCACCGCCACCAGCCGGGCGACGGGCAGCTCGCGTCCGTCGACGGGGTGACCGTGGCGGGCCAGCTCCTCGCGGTACATGGCGCGCTTGATGCCGATCTCGACGTGGCTGGAGTGGGGATCCATGAGGATGCTGTGGCCCTGCGACGCCGCCCAGCGGATCGACTCCGGGGAGGTGGCCGCCATCCACACCGGCGGATGGGGCCGCTGCCGCGGCTTCGGCAGCACCTCGACCCCGGCGAACTGGTGGAACCGGCCGTGGTGCTCGATCCGCTCCTCGGTCCAGGCGCGGAGCACCACATCGACCGCCTCGCG is from Candidatus Dormiibacterota bacterium and encodes:
- a CDS encoding LLM class flavin-dependent oxidoreductase, which encodes MKVGVLQFFGWLDRSLPLEEVYRAALERVEVMDRTGYDAVWFAEHHFNAFSVCPSVHVMAAHAAARTTRLRIGTAVTLAALHHPLRIAEEVALVDVLSGGRVNWGAGRGFDLREFEVFGVPPAESAERFREAVDVVLRAWTEERIEHHGRFHQFAGVEVLPKPRQRPHPPVWMAATSPESIRWAASQGHSILMDPHSSHVEIGIKRAMYREELARHGHPVDGRELPVARLVAVASTRAEAEEVARRGARWTLSSYYGPEHRALGAVGAARTAPPRDPVERYLDGVMVWGTPDQVTDELLRLEAEIGLDHLLLAPLSRRSFSLFTDAVLPRLAG